One segment of Methylocella silvestris BL2 DNA contains the following:
- a CDS encoding cupin domain-containing protein: MLAKNFAVPEGAFANIPQDVEHNRWIFAGKPPGPISAQTVQSPAGPTPISYSYRLSEQTPVKVGGGQVRVVDSSNFPAASTVAAALVEIEPGGLRELHWHPTNDEWQYYLSGRGRMTVFASGGRARTFDYQAGDVGYVPFAMAHYVENTGDEPLRFIEAFRSFYFADVSVNQWMALSPPDRVQAHLNLDEQTMKALRKDKPIIVGPSAA, from the coding sequence GTGCTGGCCAAAAACTTCGCCGTTCCGGAGGGCGCCTTCGCCAACATTCCTCAAGACGTCGAACACAATCGCTGGATCTTCGCCGGCAAACCGCCGGGCCCGATCTCAGCGCAAACCGTCCAGTCTCCGGCGGGCCCGACGCCGATAAGCTATAGCTATCGTTTGTCGGAACAAACGCCCGTGAAAGTTGGAGGCGGCCAGGTCCGGGTCGTCGATTCATCGAATTTCCCGGCGGCCAGCACCGTCGCGGCCGCGCTGGTCGAAATCGAGCCCGGAGGATTGCGCGAGCTGCACTGGCATCCCACCAATGACGAATGGCAATATTACCTCAGCGGGCGCGGGCGGATGACCGTATTCGCCTCGGGCGGCCGGGCGCGCACCTTCGATTATCAGGCGGGCGACGTCGGCTATGTTCCGTTCGCGATGGCCCACTACGTCGAAAATACGGGCGACGAGCCGCTGCGTTTCATCGAGGCGTTCCGAAGCTTCTATTTTGCCGACGTATCGGTGAACCAATGGATGGCTTTGAGCCCGCCCGATCGTGTTCAGGCGCACCTCAATCTCGATGAGCAGACCATGAAGGCGTTGCGCAAGGACAAGCCGATCATCGTCGGCCCCTCGGCGGCGTAA
- a CDS encoding penicillin-binding protein 1A, translated as MRLMARFLGFIFATAAILFVVAAAGLGLVIWNYEKDLPDYTQLTNYEPKVMTRVHAGDGSLLAEYARERRLYLPSSAIPPLVKDAFISAEDKNFYHHAGVDPEGILRATLVLLQGDKHVQGASTITQQVAKNFLLTNERSFERKIKEALLAFRIEGAYSKEKILELYLNEIYLGLGNYGVAAAALNYFGKSVNELTIAQAAYLAALPKAPNNYHPFLKRERALERRNWVIDRMVENGYVSRADGEKAKREPLGVNPRVLSPNSFAAGFFAEEVRRELNDRYGEKKLYEGGLSVRTTLDPKMQLMARRALVDGLVRYDEAHGFRGPMRHIDISQDWGVPLADVPTLGDVGAWRLAVVVDANEGGARIGLQPKREKSGEVERERELGWLTNAAGLKWTRGAGSRSSLTPGDVVYVEAIDGKAGQFRLRQMPEVSGAIIAMDPYTGRVFAMVGGFSFDQSEFNRATQALRQPGSSFKPFVYATALDNGYTPSSIVLDAPIEIDQGPGLGVWRPDNFEGKSSGPHTLRYGVEHSINQMTVRLARDVGMPLIAEYAKRFGIYDDLPPYLSMALGSGETTLLRMTTAYSMLANGGKRIKPTLIDRIQDRWGHTLYRHDERVCEGCDAPKWEDQPEPKLVDKREQVLDPLTAYQITSIMEGVIQRGTGQSIKAVGKHLAGKTGTTNEAKDLWFVGFSPDLAVGVFMGYDQPRSLGDSAQAAQYTAPIFRDFMTMALKDKPDVPFRVPPGIKLISVDARSGMRSNGSGSILEAFKPGTAPPDSYAASDATPRAQAVNPDADRLVGTGTGGLY; from the coding sequence CTATCTGCCGAGCTCGGCCATTCCGCCCCTGGTGAAGGACGCTTTCATCTCGGCGGAAGACAAGAATTTCTACCATCATGCCGGCGTCGACCCCGAGGGCATCCTGCGCGCGACGCTTGTCCTGCTGCAGGGCGACAAGCACGTTCAGGGCGCCTCGACGATCACCCAGCAGGTCGCCAAGAATTTTCTGCTGACCAATGAGCGGTCGTTCGAGCGCAAGATCAAGGAAGCGCTGCTCGCCTTCCGCATCGAGGGCGCCTATTCCAAGGAAAAGATCCTCGAACTCTATCTCAACGAAATCTATCTCGGCCTCGGCAATTATGGCGTCGCCGCCGCCGCGCTGAATTATTTCGGCAAATCGGTCAATGAGCTGACGATCGCGCAGGCGGCCTATCTCGCCGCGCTGCCGAAGGCGCCGAACAATTATCACCCCTTCCTAAAGCGCGAGCGGGCGCTGGAGCGGCGCAATTGGGTGATCGACCGCATGGTCGAGAATGGCTATGTGTCGCGCGCCGATGGCGAAAAGGCCAAGCGCGAGCCGCTCGGCGTCAATCCGCGCGTGCTATCGCCGAATTCCTTCGCGGCCGGCTTCTTCGCCGAGGAAGTGCGGCGCGAACTCAACGACCGCTACGGCGAGAAGAAGCTTTATGAGGGCGGCCTTTCGGTCCGCACCACGCTCGACCCCAAGATGCAGCTGATGGCGCGGCGCGCGCTCGTCGACGGCCTCGTGCGCTACGACGAGGCGCATGGCTTCCGCGGACCGATGCGCCATATCGACATCAGCCAGGATTGGGGCGTGCCGCTCGCCGACGTGCCGACGCTCGGCGATGTCGGCGCCTGGCGGCTCGCTGTCGTCGTCGACGCCAATGAGGGCGGCGCACGCATTGGCTTGCAGCCGAAGCGCGAGAAGAGCGGCGAGGTCGAACGCGAGCGCGAACTCGGCTGGCTAACCAACGCCGCCGGACTGAAGTGGACCCGCGGCGCTGGGTCGCGCTCGTCCCTGACGCCGGGGGACGTCGTCTATGTCGAGGCGATCGACGGCAAGGCCGGCCAGTTCCGCCTGCGCCAGATGCCGGAAGTCAGCGGCGCCATTATCGCCATGGACCCCTACACGGGCCGGGTCTTCGCCATGGTCGGCGGCTTCTCCTTCGACCAATCGGAGTTCAACCGCGCGACGCAGGCCCTCCGCCAGCCGGGCTCTTCTTTCAAGCCCTTCGTCTATGCGACGGCGCTCGACAATGGCTATACGCCGTCCTCGATCGTCCTTGACGCGCCGATCGAGATTGATCAGGGGCCGGGACTTGGCGTCTGGCGCCCGGATAATTTCGAAGGCAAATCCAGCGGGCCGCACACGCTGCGCTATGGCGTCGAACATTCGATCAACCAGATGACGGTGCGCCTCGCGCGCGACGTCGGCATGCCGCTGATCGCCGAATACGCCAAGCGCTTTGGCATCTATGACGATCTGCCGCCCTATCTCTCAATGGCGCTCGGCTCCGGCGAAACGACGCTGCTGCGCATGACCACCGCCTATTCGATGCTCGCCAATGGCGGCAAGCGGATCAAGCCGACGCTGATCGACCGCATCCAGGATCGCTGGGGCCACACTCTCTATCGCCACGACGAGCGCGTCTGCGAGGGTTGCGATGCGCCGAAATGGGAGGATCAGCCCGAGCCGAAACTGGTCGACAAGCGCGAGCAGGTGCTGGATCCGCTGACCGCCTATCAAATCACGTCCATCATGGAGGGCGTGATCCAACGCGGCACCGGGCAATCGATCAAAGCCGTCGGCAAGCACCTTGCCGGCAAAACCGGCACCACCAACGAGGCCAAGGATTTGTGGTTCGTCGGCTTTTCGCCGGATCTCGCGGTCGGCGTCTTCATGGGCTATGACCAGCCGCGCTCGCTCGGCGATTCCGCGCAGGCCGCGCAATATACGGCGCCGATCTTCCGTGATTTCATGACCATGGCGCTGAAGGACAAGCCCGACGTGCCGTTCCGCGTGCCGCCGGGCATCAAGCTGATTTCGGTCGACGCCCGCTCCGGCATGCGCTCGAACGGGTCTGGCTCGATCCTCGAAGCCTTCAAGCCCGGCACGGCGCCGCCGGACTCCTATGCCGCGAGCGATGCGACGCCGCGCGCGCAGGCCGTCAATCCCGACGCGGACCGTCTCGTCGGAACCGGGACGGGCGGGCTGTATTAG